In one Macaca nemestrina isolate mMacNem1 chromosome 2, mMacNem.hap1, whole genome shotgun sequence genomic region, the following are encoded:
- the LOC105480531 gene encoding dual specificity protein phosphatase 7, translated as MKNQLRGPPARAHMSTSGAAAAGGTRAGSEPGAGSGSGAGTGAGAATGAGAMPCKSAEWLQEELEVRGGASLLLLDCRPHELFESSHIETAINLAIPGLMLRRLRKGNLPIRSIIPNHADKERFATRCKAATVLLYDEATAEWQPEPGAPASVLGLLLQKLRDDGCQAYYLQGGFNKFQTEYSEHCETNVDSSSSPSSSPPTSVLGLGGLRISSDCSDGESDRELPSSATESDGSPVPSSQPAFPVQILPYLYLGCAKDSTNLDVLGKYGIKYILNVTPNLPNAFEHGGEFTYKQIPISDHWSQNLSQFFPEAISFIDEARSKKCGVLVHCLAGISRSVTVTVAYLMQKMNLSLNDAYDFVKRKKSNISPNFNFMGQLLDFERTLGLSSPCDNHAPSEQLYFSTPTNHNLFPLNTLEST; from the exons ATGAAAAACCAGCTCCGCGGCCCCCCAGCGCGGGCGCACATGTCGACTTCGGGGGCGGCGGCAGCTGGGGGCACCCGGGCGGGGTCCGAGCCCGGTGCGGGGTCGGGGTCCGGCGCAGGCACCGGGGCGGGCGCGGCGACGGGAGCAGGAGCCATGCCCTGCAAGAGCGCCGAGTGGCTGCAGGAGGAGCTGGAGGTGCGCGGCGGCGCGTCCCTGCTGCTGCTCGACTGCCGGCCGCACGAGCTCTTCGAGTCGTCGCACATCGAGACGGCCATCAACCTGGCCATCCCGGGCCTCATGTTGCGCCGCCTGCGCAAGGGCAACCTGCCCATCCGCTCCATCATCCCCAACCACGCCGACAAGGAGCGCTTCGCCACGCGCTGCAAGGCGGCCACTGTGCTGCTCTATGACGAGGCCACGGCCGAGTGGCAGCCCGAGCCCGGCGCTCCCGCCTCCGTGCTCGGCCTGCTCCTACAGAAGCTGCGCGACGACGGCTGCCAGGCCTACTACCTCCAAG GTGGTTTCAACAAGTTTCAGACAGAGTACTCTGAGCACTGCGAGACCAACGTGGACAGCTCTTCCTCACCGAGCAGCTCGCCACCCACCTCAGTGCTGGGCCTGGGGGGCCTGCGCATCAGCTCTGACTGCTCCGACGGCGAGTCGGACCGAGAGCTGCCCAGCAGTGCCACCGAGTCGGATGGCAGCCCTGTGCCATCCAGCCAACCAGCCTTCCCTGTCCAGATCCTGCCCTACCTCTACCTCGGCTGCGCCAAGGACTCCACCAACCTGGACGTGCTCGGCAAGTACGGCATCAAGTATATCCTCAACGTCACACCCAACCTACCCAATGCCTTTGAGCACGGTGGCGAGTTCACCTACAAGCAGATCCCCATCTCTGACCACTGGAGCCAGAACCTCTCCCAGTTCTTCCCTGAGGCCATCAGCTTCATTG ATGAAGCCCGCTCCAAGAAGTGTGGTGTCCTGGTGCACTGCCTGGCAGGCATCAGCCGCTCAGTGACGGTCACTGTGGCCTATCTGATGCAGAAGATGAACCTGTCACTCAACGACGCCTACGACTTTGTCAAGAGAAAAAAGTCCAACATCTCGCCCAACTTCAACTTCATGGGGCAGCTGCTGGACTTTGAGCGGACGCTGGGGCTAAGCAGCCCGTGCGACAACCATGCGCCGAGTGAGCAGCTCTACTTTTCCACACCCACCAACCACAACCTGTTCCCACTCAATACGCTGGAGTCCACGTGA